In Bradyrhizobium sp. WBOS07, the genomic window GTAAAGCTTGCGCGCGAGAATGGGTAGATTGTCGTACGGAGTCGGCGGCGTTGCGCCGGGTTTGCTCTGAAAATGGATGACGGACTCTGAGGGCATGGGATTAGCTCCGGGGTTTCGAATCTTCGACAGACTTAGAGCTACATGCTCGATGGCAACTGAGTCTCTTGGAGTCGATATCCGGAAAAATGGATAACTCCGGCTCGAAGATGCGCTGAAGTTGTTGCAGATGCGCAGCCTCGCAGGCTTGACCATCAATCTGGCGAATAATTTCCTCGCCATGATCAGTTTCGCTGCTAGAGCGCGGCCCATACATGGCTTTGTGAGCGCCGGTGTGTTCGTCGCCTTGATGTGCATCGGGTGAATTGGCTTTGCTGTTGCGACGCTTGCGGCGCTCAGTTGCATTCGGGAAATAGAATCGATCCAAACACAGTTGAATAATCGTTTCCGTGGTGCCCAACTTGCGCAGGAAGAATGCTGTCGCATAGGCCTGCGCAATGCGTTTTGATCGCGATGGTTTGTCGGCAAAGACGATAGGCAGCGTGTGATTTTCCGCTGCGATGCCGTCGGTCTCGCTGAATGCAAGCCAGCGACGATAGCCGTCGCTAATACAATGAGGTGTGCGCTTCATAGCCGCACCAAACGGAGGGTGGCGCGGCGACGTTCCGTTTCCATCTGCCTGCGCCGCGTGGATTGCTCCGCCTCGCGCCGCAGAACTTCATCAACAAAGGCGGCGCGAGCTTCTTCCAATGTGCGGGGCGGGTTCATGACCGCACCTTGCGGCGCTTATTCGGGGTGCAGCCGCGGGCAATCATCGCCGCTTCCCAAGCGACAATGTCGGACATGCGCCAATAGCGCGTGGGTGTGCCGAGATAGATTGGTTTCGGGAATTGGTCGTCGCGCATGCGACGGTGAATCCACATATCTGAAGCGCCACCGAATCGGCGCTTGATCGTGGCGGACGTTACATATTCGGCGTCATCGCCGGGGCGGGGAGTGTAGGTCATCGACGCGACTCCATCGCGCCGCCCTCGTAGAGCGGTCGCAGTGAAGCGCAATCACGGCCTTACCGGCGTCTGAGCGCCGCCCCGTTCGGTTTCGTCGCTTGCGGGTCCGGAAGGCGTCCCGTGCGCTATCCGCGTTCCGTGTCCGACCTACGAGCGTTGTTAGACATAAGCTAACAGTTCGTCACTTTTTGTCCAAGTAACACTTGTCACGGACTCGGCGAGAGTCCGACAATTCGGAGAACTTCGGCCGACCATGCTTCGAATGCACGAACCTTCTGTTCGTAGAAGTCGTGTTGCAGATAGGCGTCATCGTCCACATGGTTGAGGCAAGCTTCAGCGACCTCGTTGTCAAAGCCAAGGCGTTGCATCCGTGTCGAGCCGGTTCGCCTTAGATCATGCAGAGTCCAATTCGGAATCGATTCGACCTCCGAGTCTTCCACTCGGGCAATTTCCAGCATGGCGGCATCGAGTCGCCTTTTGGCCTTCGAGAATCCCGAGAAGGCGTTTTCCCCATCGGTGCAGAACAGATACCCGGTATCGTTCTTTATGGTCGGAATCGCCTTGATGACGTCAAGCATTGCGTCGGTCAGGAAGATTTCGTGTTCGTGGTGATTCTTCGTTCGCTCGGCGGGAATGATCCACGTGCGGCGATTCCCCATATGCAGTTCGCGTTTGCGGATGCCAGCGACTTCGTTGCGGCGTGCGAGCGTTAGAATCAGCAAGCGCACAAAATAGCCCATCGGGAACGGCTCTTTGGCGCAAGCAAGCCATAGCCAACGCAATTCGGCGTCTGTCAGCTTGCGCTTGCGTTTGATGCGCTTTGCCGACTCCAAGCCTTCGCAGGGCGATTTTTGAATGCGCCCCTTCGCTACGCACCAATTGAAGAACGAGGCGAGCACCCGATGCAGCCGCGCTGCGGCCTGGGGGTGATTTTTCGCGATGCCGTCGAGCAACGCGGACACGTCCGCCTTGGTTACTTCGTCGAGCCGCCGCTTGCCCCATACCGGCTCAAGGCGGCGCTCATAGTCCTGTTTGGCTCGCAAGGCCGTGGATGGCCGCCACCCCCTTTTGCTGCGGCTCTTGGGCTTCGGGGCGTTCGTCCAATCGGTCCATGCCGTCGAGAACATCGCCCCATGGTCGATACCGGCGGCGGCCTTGCGCCGGGCCTCCGCCTTCTCGGCGGCCGGGTCGGCTCCTTCGGCGATCTTGACGCGGAACCGGCTGGCCAGCTTCCGGGCGGCGGACAGCCCGAATTCGTCGCTGTAGGGCTCCAGCGTGAGCTTGCGGGGCACGCCTGCCGCTTCGTAGCGGAGAACCCATGTCTTGCTGCCGGAGGGCTGCACGACCAGCCCTAGGCCCCGTACGTGGTCCTTGCCGGCGTCCCGAAGCTCATAGCGCCCTGCGGGGTCACCCTTGGCGCTCGCGGCCGTCTTGGCCGTGAGGGTTGGCAACGCTCGGGCCGGGCCGCGGGGCTTCTTCTCGATGACTGCGCCTTCGCTCATTTCGGAACCCTATCAAGCGGCCGGGGTAAGCTAGGGGTAACACGATTGGCCGGATTAGGGTGTTAGATAGCGTTGGGCTCTTGGCCCCACAACTCAACAAAAACCCTTTTAAATACGGAGGTTAACGCGGAATTTGTGTTCGAAAGTGTTCGGTGCCGTTTGGACTATATCCGTTATTCGTAATGACGGGGTCGGGGGTTCGAATCCCTCTTGCGGCACCAGCTGTCCAATTTGAATTGGGCGCGCGTTTTTCGGGCCGATTAGGGTTCCTGCTGTAGGAACCTCACCCGTAAACCACGAGTGCTCAGGAGCGACTTAGTCTGGTGGCGCCCTGGGGCTGTGATAGTGACGCAGCGAGACAACCAGCTGAAGTCACTCAACCGTAGTCTGCTCCGGGCCGCCGGAACCGCGAAGACGAAAGCTTGCGAGGACGAAAAAACGCAAGGCGCTTCGCTTCCCTGACGCCGCGCTCCGACAACAAGGCAGATAAGTGACTAAAGTCCGCTGGTTAGAGAGTCGTACACCGAACGCTTAATCAGGAATGGCGACTGCTCGCGGCGGGGAGGACGAAGCATCCTCAACTGGGGCAACTATCGGTGCTTCTTCATCGGCAGCTTTCGGTGCGGCCTTTTTCCGGGTGGCAGCCCGCTGCAAACGCCTGATGTTCTGGAGAGCCGCTTTCGCCTCTTCGCTGTCAACCAAGTCGCGCTTGATGACCTCCTCGCGCAACAAGGCCTTCAGATAGTCGACTTCCACCTTGACGCCGGAGCTCATCCGACGAATCTCGCGGCGCAGAACCTCCAGGATAAAGTCGGTTTGCAGAACGGCTGCTACAGTGAACTTGTTCGTGACCTGTTTGTGTAACAAAAACTCCGCCATCGTGCCCTTAGAGAACCCTTCGCGGCTCAAGTTTCCAAAACACTCCAGGGCTTCTGGGCTCTTGGCGCTGGCCACAATCGCATCCAGCTCGCAAACGAGGATTTTCTCGATTGGCTGGCCAAAATGCACCTTGTAGATCCGCCAGTGAGCGCCGTTAGTAAGCACTACCCACTCGATGCCCTCGTTAGCAGCGTAATCGATGGCCTGCTTGACGTGCGCGTCCTTGAGATCAATTCCAATGGCCTTGACTTCGATGATGAACCGGATCTCGTCGTCGACCTTCACAGCAAGGTCCACATAGGTCCCGCGGATCGCATATTGGCTCGTAACATGTAAGTATTTGTCATAGCCGCAAATGTCGGAAAGCATATCGTTGATGACAGTGACAGTATCGGCTTCGCTGACATCGCGCTTCAGCAGCCCTGCTAGTACGCTCTGGTACCTCTTAAGCTGGGTGGTAATCCGAGTAGCGACTTTTGTTGATACCTTCGCCATGATTCGCCCCTGAAGATATGTGCGCGAGCATCATGCAACCGTTCGGCGAGCACAAGTCCCCATTCGCAGAATTTGGCTGAGTCCTGCCACAAGCCGCGCGAACCGTTTTTATTGATAGCCCTTTGCCGCTAGGGCGACCTGTGCCGCTTGGCCTGCTCCTCTAACTTGATGAAGTCCTACCGGGGTACGAACGGCGGTCCTTGTCAGCAGATATCAGCTGGGATGAGCGCTCCTTGCGAGCCAGGGTTGGACACGGGGAACGCCGGCTGCGTGCTCGGCAGCATGAACCTTTCAGACGTGAGCTGCCCGTCTGTCGGCCCCGGGTAGACCTGGGCTGGCCGGTTCGAAATTGTGCCGCGCTTATGTGAGGCCAATCACTTAACCCCCGGCACGTTGCTCATAATGTCCCGGTCACGCCAACACGGGGAGACTTCACATGCGCAAGATTATTCTGGTTGCTGCCATGCTCCTGGCTTCTGCCTCCGCCCAGGCAGGAGGGTCCCGCGGTTTGTCCTTGGCCGCGGCGGGCGAGCAGGTCTCCGCTCCGCAAACCACGATGTCGGCGAGCACCGGGATGACGCAGCTCAGCGAAGCTGCGCCAGCCACCGAGGCTCCGAAATACTCCGATCGTCCGCCGGCGGTGTCGCTCTCCGCGCCAGCTGCGCCGGCCGCTCCGACCGCGACCGCACCCACGACGGCGTCCGCGCCGGTCACGACGGCCAAGCCCGCATCCAAGAGCACGGCAAGTTCAAACAAGCCCAAGCCCAAGCGCAGCTGGACCGAGCGGCGCATCATCAGCGAGCTGCACCGCCACGGCATCTATTGGTAAGCCGCAGACCTTTGCCCCGATCTCGCCGGCATGCCCGGGCTTGACCCGGGCATCCACGTCTTCGCGCCTGATCCAAAACGTGGATGGCCGGGACAAGCCCGGCCATGACGCAACAATTTGAATTTGACGCGCTTACTGCGAGATCGTCTGCACGACACTCGCGATCGGACGCGTATTCGTGCCTGCCGTCGGCACCTTCATGTCCTTCATCAGCGCCTCGTCATATTCCGGCAGCGTCTGCATCGTGGTCTTGGCCTTCATCTGCACGACCTTGTAGCCGCCGGCCTTGAGGCGCGCGAGCAGCGCCGGCAGGGCTATGCCGGTGTTCTTCTGGAAATCGTGCATCAGGATGATGCCCTTGCCGAGCTTGTCGAGCCGCGTCATCACCGTCTCGATGATCTTCTCCGGCGTGGCGCCCTTGCGGAAATCGAAGGAGTCGACGTCGGTCGAGAACATCGCGACGTTGCGAGTGCCGAAATAGCTCACGATCGCCGGGTTGTGCTGAAGCTGCGGGAAGCGGAAGAACGGAGCCGGGTTGGCACCGAGCGCGAATTTCACAGCGCTGACGCCCTTCTCGACCTCGTCCTTGGCCATTTGCTCGGTCATCTTCTTGCCGTTGAGATTGACGTGCGACCAAGTGTGCGTGCCGACCGTGTGGCCCTGGGCCAGCACCTGCTTCAGGATCTCCGGATGGTAGGTCGCGTGCTTGCCGACCGAGAAGAACAGGCCCTTGGTGCATTCGTCGGCCAGCGCCTTCAGCACCGCGGGCGTGTTCACCGGCCAGGGACCGTCGTCGAAGGTCAGCACGACCTCTTTCTCGGTGAGGAAGTCGAACTGCTTGAAATGATCGAAGCCGAAGCCGGGGCCGCCGGTCGTGTCGATCTCGACCACGCGGGAGACGCCGAGCGCGTTCGGGTTGGCGCAGGCCTGCTTCGGCTGCGCCGGCATGGGAGCGGGCGCCGGGGCGGTTGCCGCCGGCTTGGCCGCCACCGTCGCGGTGGTCTCGACGTCATCCCTGGCGGCGAGCTTTGCCGGTGCCGGCAATGGGTCGGCGGCACGGGCAGCAACTGTCCTGGGAGCGCCCTGATCGGCGCGCGCGGAATAATAAAACCAACCGCCGGCGGCGATCACGACCGCCGCAACTACACTGGCCAGCATCAGGCCCAACGCATTACGCATCGCTACTCTTTCCAATTACGCAACCAAACCTGCGGAATTTCCCGCGCGACACGCCATTAATGCGAAGTAACAGTTAACGTGACACCAACGCGACGGCGGTTGTGCAGGAATTTCAGGGCGGTGCGCCAACGTGACCGACGTCACAGTCGAGGTGGGCCGCGTGACGGTCATCACGGTGGAAACTGTTTTGCCGGAGCATCGTCGTTCCCATCAACAACGGGCCCGCTCTGCGCGGTGCCAATGGGAGCTTCAAATGACCAAGTCTTCGAGCACCAAGTCCTTCTCTGCCAGTCTCCGCGACGCCAGCCTGGCTCTGGGCATTGCCGCCATCGTCTCGATCGCTTCGACGAGCTCGAGCTTCGCCTTCTCGGCCGAGGCGCAGCAGATGTGCACTGGCGATGCCTTCCGCCTGTGCTCGTCGGAAATCCCCAACATCCCGAAGATCACGGCCTGCATGATCAAGCATCGTTCGGACCTAAGCGCCGGCTGCCGCGCGGTGATGGACAAGAATCTCGCCAAGGGCGCCTCGCGCAAGGTCGCTGACGCCCAGGACAGCCAGTAACAGCGACAGCCAGTAACAACGCGCGACGACAACGATCGTCGCGCCGGTCAGCTCCCCGCCCGCAATGGACCCCGGCGTCATGCCGGGGCTCCGCGGCGGCACCCTTCCGCCCGGCAATAAAGCCGTTGCAGGTGCGGGATCGTCGCACTAGCTTCCCCGCACGTCTTTCCGGGTAAGAGGCATTACGCGATGACCAGATTTCTTTTCATCATTCCTTTGCTCCTGTGCGCCTCGGTCGCATCCGCGCAGCAGCAGCCCGGCCACGATGCCTGCGCGCGCGACGTCACGCGCTTCTGCCGCGCCGTGATGAACAACGGCGACGGCGCCGTGCTCGCGTGCCTGAAGCAGAATCGAACGCGGCTGAGCAAAGGCTGCGACAAGGTGCTGACCGATCACGGGCAGTAGCAGCACTTGTAGCCCGGATGAAGCGAAGCGAAATCCGGGTTCTTTCCCCGCGGGCAGCCTGCCCCGGATTGCGCTGCGCTCCATCCGGGCTACGGACTTACAAACCTACGTGCTGCTCCCCGCCGCCGTCGCCACCACCGGCAGCACCTCGCCGCTGGCGCGATCCGGCGTCTCTTCCTGCCAGCGCACCGAGCCGAACGGCCGCTCCAGCATGCGGCGGATCCGCACCGGCTCGGGGCCGACGTGGAAACCGATCGCCTGCTGATGCAGCGCGCGTTCCGACTGGGTCGAGCGGTTGCGCTGGCGCAAGTAGTCGAACCAGGTCGGGCAGTGGTAGCGCTCCGTCCACAGCTCAGGATCGGCGATGTCGCGGGCGATCGACCAGCCATAGGCGCCATTGCGCTGCCGCGAGAGCTGCACGTCCTGCATCACGTTGTGGAATGCGCGCGCGTTCTCCTGCGCGACGCGATATTCGATCTCGACCACGAGCGGGCCGCTGCGGCCCGTCAGCGACAGCTTCACCTCGGGATCGGCCAGCATGTCCGCATCCTCGTTGCGGGCGCCGACGCGCGGCATCGTGAGCCAGATGCCGAGCAGCGGCGAGATCAGCATCAGGCCGGCTGCGGTCAGCAGCGCGATCTCTACACCGGCATAGTCGGTGAGATGACCCCAGCCCCAGGCGCCGATCGCGATGCCGCCGGCGATCGCGGCCTGGAACGCCGCGAGCGAGCGGCCGGCGACCCAGCGCGGCGCCGAGAGCTGCACGCCGATGTTGAACAGCGCAATCGCGGCC contains:
- a CDS encoding type I restriction enzyme HsdR N-terminal domain-containing protein — encoded protein: MAKVSTKVATRITTQLKRYQSVLAGLLKRDVSEADTVTVINDMLSDICGYDKYLHVTSQYAIRGTYVDLAVKVDDEIRFIIEVKAIGIDLKDAHVKQAIDYAANEGIEWVVLTNGAHWRIYKVHFGQPIEKILVCELDAIVASAKSPEALECFGNLSREGFSKGTMAEFLLHKQVTNKFTVAAVLQTDFILEVLRREIRRMSSGVKVEVDYLKALLREEVIKRDLVDSEEAKAALQNIRRLQRAATRKKAAPKAADEEAPIVAPVEDASSSPPRAVAIPD
- a CDS encoding AlpA family transcriptional regulator, producing MTYTPRPGDDAEYVTSATIKRRFGGASDMWIHRRMRDDQFPKPIYLGTPTRYWRMSDIVAWEAAMIARGCTPNKRRKVRS
- a CDS encoding cysteine rich repeat-containing protein, producing MTRFLFIIPLLLCASVASAQQQPGHDACARDVTRFCRAVMNNGDGAVLACLKQNRTRLSKGCDKVLTDHGQ
- a CDS encoding polysaccharide deacetylase family protein translates to MRNALGLMLASVVAAVVIAAGGWFYYSARADQGAPRTVAARAADPLPAPAKLAARDDVETTATVAAKPAATAPAPAPMPAQPKQACANPNALGVSRVVEIDTTGGPGFGFDHFKQFDFLTEKEVVLTFDDGPWPVNTPAVLKALADECTKGLFFSVGKHATYHPEILKQVLAQGHTVGTHTWSHVNLNGKKMTEQMAKDEVEKGVSAVKFALGANPAPFFRFPQLQHNPAIVSYFGTRNVAMFSTDVDSFDFRKGATPEKIIETVMTRLDKLGKGIILMHDFQKNTGIALPALLARLKAGGYKVVQMKAKTTMQTLPEYDEALMKDMKVPTAGTNTRPIASVVQTISQ
- a CDS encoding site-specific integrase, which gives rise to MSEGAVIEKKPRGPARALPTLTAKTAASAKGDPAGRYELRDAGKDHVRGLGLVVQPSGSKTWVLRYEAAGVPRKLTLEPYSDEFGLSAARKLASRFRVKIAEGADPAAEKAEARRKAAAGIDHGAMFSTAWTDWTNAPKPKSRSKRGWRPSTALRAKQDYERRLEPVWGKRRLDEVTKADVSALLDGIAKNHPQAAARLHRVLASFFNWCVAKGRIQKSPCEGLESAKRIKRKRKLTDAELRWLWLACAKEPFPMGYFVRLLILTLARRNEVAGIRKRELHMGNRRTWIIPAERTKNHHEHEIFLTDAMLDVIKAIPTIKNDTGYLFCTDGENAFSGFSKAKRRLDAAMLEIARVEDSEVESIPNWTLHDLRRTGSTRMQRLGFDNEVAEACLNHVDDDAYLQHDFYEQKVRAFEAWSAEVLRIVGLSPSP